GCCCACCGGGGCGGACCGAGGCGCAGCACCGCGTCCTCGGGGATCGCGCCCAGGTATCCGGGGTGGGTCGGTGTCCAGAGGGCGGTCCCGCCGCCCTGGCTCGCCACGATCCCACCGTCGCGACCGTGGGGCGAGGAGTCCCTGATCGTGGAGCCGTCCTGCTCCTCGAACCGGTACCAGGCGATCGACCCGCCGCCGGTGCTGCCGGCCGGCGAGTCCAGCAACGACCGCACCTCCGGCTCGCCCAGCGCCCGGTCGAAGATGTGGAACTCGTCGACGGTGGCGTCCAGGTACGGATCCCCGTACTGGGATCGCCCGATCCAGCGGTTTCCGGGGTTGCCGAGGTCGGCCGGGCTGAGGGTCATGTTCGGGTTCCGGCCGACCTGCTGGCCGTTCACGTACAGCGTGCCGGTGTTCTGGGCGAGCGTGACGGCCAGGTGCACCCACTGGTTGGTCGGCAGCGCCGACGCGCCGTCGATCCGCTGCTCGGCACCGCTGCCACCGACCGTGATGGCGAACCTCGGCACGTTGCCGGTGACGCCGGCCCGCGCGGTCAGGAACATGTTGATCGTGGTGTTCTGACCGAAGTCGAACAGCCGGCTCCAGCTCTGGGCGGCGGCGAGATTCACCCAGGTGGCGATGGTGAAGTCGGTGAGCTGGCTGATCGCCTCCTGGGGCAGGGTCACGTACTGCGCCCGGCTGGCGCCGTTGAGGCGTAGGCCGCTGCCGAAGCGGGCCGGCACCCGCCCGATCGGCGGCTCCTGCGGATCCTCACCGCCCGGACCGCCGTCGCCCATCCGAGCGGTGATCGCGGCCTGGCATGCCGCCAGCTCGTCGACCATCCAGTCGAGCTTGCTCTTGAAGATCGGCTCTCCGTGGTCGGCGTAGCCCTGCGCCAGGGCCGTCATGAAGTGACCGGCCCAGTGTCCGCTGAGCAGCCCGCCGTCCTCCCACCCTCCGGGTACGGGAACGCCGGGCGGGTTCGGCCGGCCGGCCTGCTCGTTGAAGAGGACGAGGAAGCGCCGCTCGTCGAACTGCCGCAGATAGTGCTTCATGCGGTCGCGCTTCTCCTGGAGCAGGCCGTCGCCCAGTGTCACGTCACGCAGTGGGAACGGCCTGACCGGGGCGGTGCCGCCGGGACCTGGATCGTTCGGGATCGCGGCGGGCCAGGCCGGGCCGGGCGTGATCCCGGTGGGCGCCGCGGCATGGGCGGTGGCCGCCGGTAGGGCGCCCACGGCGGTCACCGCGGCGGCGCCGATGGCGGATGCCCGCAGAACGTGACGGCGGCTGACGGAAAGCTTGTCGGATTCGGCCACGTCAGGTCTTCCTTTCCGGTTCGGTGCTGCCGATCGGGGAGCCGCCCACCGCGGCGCGGGCGCGCGCCCAGCCCTCGTCCCGCGCGTCGGCGAGCAGCTGTGCGAGGTGCCGGCGACGCCGGCGGGCGATGGCCCGGTAGGCGAACAGCAGCGCGATGATCACGGCCGCGAGGGCCAGTTGTGGCCAGGGCAGGGTCCACACCGTCACGGTGGCCGCGCCGGGGCGGATCTCGGCGCCGGTCGGGTCACCGGCGACGACGGAGGGGGTCACCTCGACCGTCGTGGTGAGCCGTCCCCACCCCCAGACCCCATCCACCCGCGCCTGGACCTGCCGGCCACCGCCGGGCAGCAACTCCGCCACCCCGCCCCGCACGTCGCGGCCGGTCGCGCCGAACAACTCGGCGACCCGCACCCGGCCGGCGCCGGTCACGGCGACGTTGCCCGCGTTCGTCGCGGTGTAGCCGACGTGCACGGTGCCCGCGGTGAAGGGGTTCCAGGAACGCTGGTACCTGACGGCGAGGTCGCTGACCGCCAGCGCCGCGGTGACCGTGCCGCTGGCGCGCAGCATCAGCCGGAACCCGACCCGACTCTGCACCGCCACCGTCCCGGCGCCGCTGGTGATCGTCGCCGCGACACCGGCCGGGTGATCTCCCGGCGTCGCGTCCGGCGGCACGGTGATGGTGAACGGCACCACCGTCGTCTGCCCCGCCCCGACGGTGACCGTCTCCTGCACGTCGATCCAGGTGCCGCCGTCCACCGACTGCTGGTCGGCGGCGAGCATGTTGAAGCGCCCCTTGTCGGTCAGGTAGCCGTCGGCGGCCTGCAACGAGAAGACCACCGCCGAGTCGCTGAAGTTCCGCACCGCCAGGTGTTCGGTCACCACCTGGCCCGGATCGAGGGTGGTCTCGACCCACCGGCGGCCATCCGGGCCGCGCTCGTCGGCCGGCTGCACCGCCCAGGTCACCGTCGGGCTGGTGGGCTCCGCCGCGGCGGCGGGCGCGACCGGCCCGGCGACGACCAGCGCGACCAGCGCGGCGACCAGTCGCGGCAACGCCCCTGACGCGGTACGGATCATGACCAGGTCCCTTCGACACGGCGGGTGGCGGCGGTGGGGGCCGTCGCGCGACGGCCCCCACCCGGGCCTCACTCGAACAGGGACAGGGTCAACGTCGAGGTGTACGCACCCGCCGCGACGTCCGCCGGGGTACGCAGGAACAGGTCGGCGTTGACCGCGTACTCGGCACCGGCCACCGCTCCCGAGTCGAACGTCGACACCAGCAGTTCCTGGTCCACCAGGCCGACGTTGTTGCCCGGCTGCGTCGGCTCGTCGAGGACGGTCACCACCTCCTCGCCCTCACTCACCAACCCGGTGTCACCGCCGTCCAGCAGGCGTGGCTTCCAGCCCAGGTGGCCGGCGCCGATCGGCGCCTGGCCGGCACTCCCGACGAAGTCGGTGGCGCTACCCAGCACCGCCCACGCCGCACCCTCCGGCACCTCGTCCGCTGTCCGGGTGTCGGTCACCGTCACCGTCGGCAGGGTGCCGGTGAACTGGCGCACCAGCAGCGTCGAACCGTCCTCGGACAACGCGACCGAGTCTCCGGCGATCGACAGCGCCAGCACCCCTGGCTCGGCGATCTCCTCGATGTCGACCGTCACCTCCACGTCGGCGCGGTCCCCAGGGTCGGCCAGGGCCGGTGACGACACCGCCACCGTCCCGGCCAGCAGGGCACCGGTGGCACCCGCGGCGAACAGCCGTCTGTGATTCCGTGTACTCATTCGACACTCCACTGTCGGTCGTTGGTTACTGGGCTTGCCGGGCGTCACCGACACAGGTGACGCCGGGGTGTTCCGCGGAACGGACGGTCGTCACGTTCTGACCGTCGACCGGTCCGGTGACCCGGACGGTCGCCGCACCGGCCGGCACCGAGGCCGCCCGGGTGGTGAACTGCTGGAAGGCGTTCGCCCCCGGCGCCACGGCCGGCACCGACCGCTGGCCGTACGGCGTCACCAGCACGATGTCCACCGGAGCGTCATGGTCGTTACGGGCCTGCACCGCGACGTACGCCGTGCCGGCGACACACCGCGCCTGCGCGGCCACCGTCATCGGCAGCCCGGGTGGGACGCCCTGGTCGTCGGCGAAGACCCGCCACTCGGTGATCGCCACCGCCGAGTGGGTCGTGCCGTTGCCGTTGGCCCGGACCGTGGCCCGGACCCGTCGGGTGGTGACGGGGTCGAAGGAGACGGTGTTGAACGCCGTGGTGCTGGTGCCGTAGGTGGACGCGCCGGTCACGTCGCGCCAGGCCGAACCGGCCTCGTCCCAGTGCTGGAGGACCCATCCGTCGGGCTCGGCCACGCCGTCGCCGCTGCCCTGGTTGGCGTCCCGCCAGAACTTCAGCTCGGTGCCCGTGACGCGGACCGGGCGGGTCCAGTCGTACTGGACCCACTGGGTGGCCGGACGGGTGCCGGACCAGGTGCCCCAGATCTGCGCCTGGCTCGGGTTCGGTGGGTCGGCGTTGTCGTTGAGCGCGGTGAGGCTGTTCCACCCCGCGGTGTAGGAGGCGGTCGGGGTCGCGATCGGCCCGATGTTGCCGGTGAGTGGCCCGGACAGGTCCGCCGGGATGGCGACCGTCCGGGCGGTCTCCAGGTTTCCGGCCACGTCGAACGCGCGGAACGACACGGTGTGCCGGTTCCCGTCCGGTGCCGCGATGGCACCGCCGTAGGCGGTCCACGCGCCGGTGCCGATGGCGTACTCGATCCCGGCGACCCCGGAGGTCGCGTCGCTCGCGGTCAGCGTTACCGACCGGGTGACGCCGTGCACGGTGGCGACGCTGACCGGTGCCGTGGCGTCGATGCGTACCGCGAGCGTTTCCGGTGCCGAGACGTTGCCGGCGCGGTCGGTCGCGGTCGCCGTGACGGTGTGCCCGCCGTCCCCGGTGACGTCGACGTCGACCGACCGGACCGGTGCCGCGACGACCGGCTGGCCGTCGTCCACCCGGGCGGAGATGGTCAGTCGGCCCCCACGGTCGTCGACACCGGCGACCCGGACCCGGACCGCGGACCGGAACCAGCCCGCGCCGCCGGCACTGCCACTGGGCGTCAGCGTCACCGTCGGTGCCGTCTCGTCGCCCTCGGTGTCGTCCGGGGAGACCACGGTGACCGGCGCGGAGACCCGCCCGGCGGCGTGACCGAGCACGGTGCCCCGGATGGTGAACGTCCCCGGCGCCGCGACGTCCGCCGGCGTCACCGGGTCCCAGAAGACCGGCACCCGCAGCGTCTCCGCGCCGAAGGAGACGGCCAGGGTGTCGGGCAGGTCGACCTCGTCCACCTCCACCGTCATCGCGGGCGCGGTGACGGAGTCGGGCGGCGCGGCGAGGATCTTCCACTCCTCGACCGCCACCGCGGAGTAGGTGCTGCCGTTGGTCGACGCGTCGAACACCGCCCGGACCTGCGTGGTGGTCACCGGGTCGAAGGTGGTGTTCTGGAAGCCCTGGGTGCCGGTCGGGAAGCCGCTCGGGTTCGGCACCTCGGCCCACCGCCCGGCGTCGAGGTCCCAGTACTCGATGCGCCAGCGGGCCGGCGCCGCGACGCCCACGCCGGTGCCCTGCGGCTGGTCGTTCCAGAAGTCGATCTGCGAGCCGGAGATCCGCATCGGCTGGTCCCAGGCGTACTGCACCCACTGCTGCGGCGGGTTGTTGCCGGTCCAGGTCCCCCACATGTCCGGTGGCAGCGGGTTCGACCGGACGATCTCGTCGTTGAGCGCCCGCACCCAGTACTGGGTGGGCACCGGCTCGTTGGAGACGCTGACCCGGGCCTCCTGGGCGATGTTCGGCCGGGGGGTGAGGTCGCGCCCCCGGGCCGGCGTCGGCGTGACGAGCTTGATCCGTGGCGGGGTCAGCGTGTCGTCCCACTCGACCGGGTCGATCGCCACCGACCGGCGGAAGTGGCCACCGCCCACGGCGTCGGCGGTGTGGTACGCGAGGTACCACCGGCCGTCGAACTCCAGGACACCCGGATGGCTGGTGGTCGAGGAGACCGGCCGCAGGAAGGTCCCCCGGTAGGTCCACGGCCCCTCCGGCGACGCCGCCGTGGCGTAGGCGAGGCAGGCGTGGTAGTTCGCCGGGGTGCACGGCGAGGTCGGGCCGGCGTTGTTGCCGGCGTACGCCAGGTAGTAGGTGCCGTGGCGGGTGAAGGCCCACGCTCCCTCGAAGAAGCCGGTCAGGCCGGTGACGGAGCGCGGGCTGCCGGTCGGGGTCTTCATGTCCTGCTGGAGTTCGAGCATCCGGAGCTGGCCGAAGGAGCCCCACCAGAGGTAGACGCGCTGGTGGGGTGCCTCGCCGTCGACCAGGATCGTCGGGTCGATGTTGTGGATGGTGTTCGGCGTGGGCACCCGCTGGGAGATGATCGGTCCACCCGCGTGGTCGGTCCACGGGCCGGTCGGGCTCTCCGACACGGCCACCCCGATGGCGAACCTGTCCGGAGCCGGGCTGTCCCGCTCGTGGATCGGGACGTACCAGTAGTAGCGGCCGTCGACGCCCCGGACCACCTGGCCGGCGTACGCGCGGCCGGGGGTCGCCCAGGCGAAGACGGCCTCCGGGCGCAGCAGCGACGGGAAGTGGGTCCACTCGCCGGCCTCGACGTCGGTGGTCCGGAACGCGCCCCACTCGTTCATGACGAAGTCGTTGGTGGACGGTCCGGCCTGGTCGTGGCCGGTGTAGAGGTAGAGCTGGTCGCGGTCGGTGGCGTTGCCGGGTGCGCCGGCCGGCACCACGACCGGGGCCGGGTCGGCGGAGTAGTAGCTGCCGTCGCCGAGGATCGGGTTGACGGTGTTGGTGAAGGTGTACGACTCGGGTTCGGCGGCCTGGGCGGGGCTGGCGATCCCGGCCGGGCCACCGGCGACGAGCCCGGCGACCGCCGCCACGGCGACCGCCCTGCGCAACCGGCGCGACGGCCGGGAGGTGGGTGCGGCGGCGCCGCGCCCCACGGTGGTGTTCACGGTGTCGGTCTCCTCACGGTGACGCGGGGGGTGGTGGCGGCGCCGGTGTCGGGCGCCGCCACCACGAGGGCTAGCCGCAGTTGAGCGCGCCGAACGGCGCCGGGATCTCCGTGGTCACCGGCGCGCCGTCGACCGTGCCGGTGACCCGCACCGTCGCGGTACCGGCCGGCACCGATCTGGCCCGGGTGTTGAACGCCTGGAAGGCGGACTTCCCGGCGGCCACGTCGCCGACCGTGCGCGACCCGTACGGCGTGACCAGCTCGATCGTGAGCGGCACGTCCTCGGCGTTGCGTGCGGTGACCGCGACGTAGGCGTTGGTGCCGGTGCACTGGGTGCGGGCCTGCACCTCGACGTCCCACGTCGGGGTCTGCGGCGGGTCGCCCACGGTGAGGGTCAGCGTGGTCCGGGTGGCACCGGCCTCGCTGACGTACGGAGGCAGGATCAGGTCACCGATGACGGTGTAGCGACCGGGGGTGTCGACGACGGTTTCGTCGAAGTCCCAGTCGACACCGATGGCCTGGTTGTCCCGGGAGCCGTCGTTGTAGGAGACCTCCACCTTGTCCGGCAGGTAGGGCAGCTCCCCCACCTCGACGGTCTGCGCGAACGTCTCGGCTCCCTGGATCGAGATGCCGCCGGTGGACATCTCCGGCCGCACGTAGATCCGGGCCTCGGCGATCAGCCCGTACGCGTCGTTCGTGCCGTAGACCACGAACGGGTCGACGTTGGGCTCGGCCACCTGCTCGGTCGTGATCTCCTGCCAGGTGAACGCGACCGTGCCGCGCTCGCCGCTGGCGTAGACCGCGTCGAGCGTGCCCGGCAGGGTCGGCACCTCGCCGACACCGGTGCGGATGAGCACCGGCGAGCGGACCGAGTCGACGGTCTCGCCGTTGGCCCGCCAGCGCAACACACCCGTGCCGGCGCCGCCGCCCTGCACGCCCCAGATGCGGATCCGCAGGTAGCTGGTGGTCACCGGGGTGAACCCGAAGCGGTTGTAGGCGTTGGCGACCAGCCCACCGGCGTACGTCGAGCCCTCGGTCAGCGTGACCGGCGTCCAGGTGGTCCCGTTCTCCGAGGTCTCGATGGCGTACGTGGTGGCCGTCGGCCGGCGGGTGCCGCCGTTGTCGTCGTACCAGTAGATGTCGGTCGACGACAGCCGCACCGGCGCGGTCCACCGGTACTGGATCCACGCCGTGTTCGCCACGCTGGTGCCGTTCTGCGGCTGGCCCCAGGTGCCCCAGCCGTTCCCGGCGCCCGGGTTCGAACTGTTCGGGGTGGTGGCCTCGTTGACCCGCGAGTGGTTCTCCCACGACGCGCTGCCGCTGGTGCTGATCGTCGCCGAGGAGCCGAACTCCGCCGTGACCTCCCGCGCGGTGAGGGTCAACGCCACGGTCGCCACCGACCGCTTCTCGCCGTCGTCGGCGAAGAACCGGAACACGTAGTCGCCGGCAACCGTCCCCGTCACCCGGGTCGCCAGCGCCGTCGCGTCGGCGAAGATGACGCCCGCTCCCTCCGGCGCGGAGACGGTCTCCCAGCCGAAGGTCAGCTCGCTGTCGTAGGGGATGCCGTCGTCGGACGCCGTGCCGACCAGCCGGGTCGACAGGTTGCCGTCGCCCGCGCCGTCGCGCCCGGCGGTGACGACGGGTGCCTGGTTGGCGACCTCCGGTACGTCGCGTCCCGAGTCGAAGACCTGGATCTCGGAGACCGCGGTGAAGAAGGTCGGATTGTTCGTGAACGCGATGCGCAGCTTGTCCGAGGTCACCGTCGCGAAGAGCGCCTCGTTGAACTTCGCCGACGGGACGGTCGGATTCTTGAACTGGTCCGGTACCTCCCGCCAGCCGCCGGCGCCGTCGGGCACCTGGACCCACCAGCGCGCGGGCTCGCGGTAGCCACCCGCCTGCCGGTCGCTGACGAAGAACACCTTCACGTTGTCGAAGGACTTCGCCGACCCCAGGTCGAGTTCGATGTGGCCGTTGCGGTCGGTCGTGCCGTAGTTACCCCAGTACGGCTCGTTGGCGGTGACCCCGTCGGTGACGGCCGCCAGCGACACCGGCCGCTCGGTCACCGAGATCGCGCCGGGCGTGTGGTTCATCGAGGTGGTGCTCCAGCCTGGTGTGTGGAACTGCCGCCACGGCGTCGGCCGCACGCCCTGCTGGGTGTACGACGAGCCGAGGTCGGCGCCCGCCGCCAGGTTCGGTGCGTCCTCGGTGAGGTCGATACCGGCCGTCTTGAGATAGCCGACGACCCGTTCGTCGGCGATCGGGGTGTCCACCGCGCTCGGGAAGTCCGCCCCGGTCGTCGCGGTGAAGGTGACGCTGAGGCCCTCCTCGACCTGGACCTGGTTCGTGTTCGGGTCGTAGGTGAGCTTGCCGAGCCTGTCGGTGCTGACCTTCCTCTCGC
This is a stretch of genomic DNA from Micromonospora sp. WMMD1082. It encodes these proteins:
- a CDS encoding family 43 glycosylhydrolase translates to MNTTVGRGAAAPTSRPSRRLRRAVAVAAVAGLVAGGPAGIASPAQAAEPESYTFTNTVNPILGDGSYYSADPAPVVVPAGAPGNATDRDQLYLYTGHDQAGPSTNDFVMNEWGAFRTTDVEAGEWTHFPSLLRPEAVFAWATPGRAYAGQVVRGVDGRYYWYVPIHERDSPAPDRFAIGVAVSESPTGPWTDHAGGPIISQRVPTPNTIHNIDPTILVDGEAPHQRVYLWWGSFGQLRMLELQQDMKTPTGSPRSVTGLTGFFEGAWAFTRHGTYYLAYAGNNAGPTSPCTPANYHACLAYATAASPEGPWTYRGTFLRPVSSTTSHPGVLEFDGRWYLAYHTADAVGGGHFRRSVAIDPVEWDDTLTPPRIKLVTPTPARGRDLTPRPNIAQEARVSVSNEPVPTQYWVRALNDEIVRSNPLPPDMWGTWTGNNPPQQWVQYAWDQPMRISGSQIDFWNDQPQGTGVGVAAPARWRIEYWDLDAGRWAEVPNPSGFPTGTQGFQNTTFDPVTTTQVRAVFDASTNGSTYSAVAVEEWKILAAPPDSVTAPAMTVEVDEVDLPDTLAVSFGAETLRVPVFWDPVTPADVAAPGTFTIRGTVLGHAAGRVSAPVTVVSPDDTEGDETAPTVTLTPSGSAGGAGWFRSAVRVRVAGVDDRGGRLTISARVDDGQPVVAAPVRSVDVDVTGDGGHTVTATATDRAGNVSAPETLAVRIDATAPVSVATVHGVTRSVTLTASDATSGVAGIEYAIGTGAWTAYGGAIAAPDGNRHTVSFRAFDVAGNLETARTVAIPADLSGPLTGNIGPIATPTASYTAGWNSLTALNDNADPPNPSQAQIWGTWSGTRPATQWVQYDWTRPVRVTGTELKFWRDANQGSGDGVAEPDGWVLQHWDEAGSAWRDVTGASTYGTSTTAFNTVSFDPVTTRRVRATVRANGNGTTHSAVAITEWRVFADDQGVPPGLPMTVAAQARCVAGTAYVAVQARNDHDAPVDIVLVTPYGQRSVPAVAPGANAFQQFTTRAASVPAGAATVRVTGPVDGQNVTTVRSAEHPGVTCVGDARQAQ